TTTTCTGAAAACCACATTGGAGATGAGGATGCTTATGAGATTCTAGATGTCTTGTCGGAGTACCTTGATGTCAATGCTGTAGCAGTTGGGAGGAAATTTCGATTAATCTTTGATGAGCAGTCACAGCTCCAAAGTATTCGTGTGAAGTTAGCATTTGCTGAGAGCCTGGAGGTCAAGAGGACAGATCAAGGATTTATCGCTGTAAGACATAAGAATCCAACAGCTTTACAGTATCATTATGTTGAAGGTGAGATTGTAGGCAGTCTATATAATACGGGATTAAGGCTCGGTTTATCTAATGCAGTACTGGTAAGATTGAATGAAATTTTAAGCTACGAAGTGGATTTTCAGCGTGAGATTCACTCTGGAGACCGATTCTCTGTATTCTATAGTACATTGCGAGATAACCTGGATGGCAGTGAAAATTTTCATTCAATAAATTTTACGGCGCTGTCACTGGGGAGTAAAGCCACCTCTCTTTACAGATATCAATTTGATAAATCTGGGAGGGTTGATTACTTCCATCCTAATGGAAAAAGTTCCAGGAGTTTTCTAATGAAAACCCCGCTCGAGAATGCACGGTTATCTTCCTATTATGGTAGACGAAAACATCCAGTTCTGGGTTATACCAGAATGCATAATGGTTTGGATTTCGGTGCTCCATTAGGAACCCCTATACTGGCTGCTGGAGATGGGACAGTGGAGAGAGCCTCTTACTTTGGTAGCTTTGGCAATTACATTCGAATTGGCCATAGATCAGGTATTCAGACCATTTACGCACATCTGAAAGGTTATGCCAAAGGCATTAAAGCGGGTGTGACAGTGGAGCAGGGGCAGTTGATAGGTTATTTGGGGGCTACAGGTAGGGTTCAAGGCCGGCATCTACACTATGAAATTCATAAAAATGGTAAAGCAATAGACCCGCTCAGGTTAGACCTTCCCGCTTCAGATCACTTGTCTGGGGCAATGCTAAAACTTTTCGAGAATCATGTTGAAAAGACTGATCGGGAATTGCGGTTTCACAGAAAGTCGGCTGCGCTGACGGGAAAATCTCTAAGATAACATATAGGGTAGCCAGCCTAAATTGTATTTGGGTTCACGGGAAGGTATCCATCTATTAAATCATGCCTGAGGAATACAAGGTTATTCTGTCGAGTTGATTCAATTGATATTAATTTCTATTGAGTGTTCCGGCATTTATGGGTGGCGGTTTTAAAGTTAATAATAAGTGGGTTGTATTGGTGATTAGAAGTATATTAGTTGTGGCCTTACTGCTAACCTCATATCAGGTGTCTTCGGATGAGCTTATTACCCAGCTTTCAGGTGCTTTTGAAATTCAAGACTCTAGAAGTTTCACGATTAGATCAAAAATCTTGGGTCGGAAGTATGATCTTTATATCAAATTGCCTGCTGGGTACTTTGAAGAGGTGAATAGAGAGAGGGATTACCCTGTACTATATTTAAATGATGGGCCGCATACTTTTAAGGTTGCCGCGGGTGCTACACATTTTAAGAAAATGAATAAAGCGATTGTTGTTGGCATTTCTTTTGCGCATGGAGAAAGCGGGCAGTACAGTCGGGTTCGAGATCTTACTCCAGAATACGATAAAAGCTGGAAGAAGTATAAGACTGGAGGAGCAGAGAAATACTTAAGATTTATTGAGAGTGAAGTCATCCCATTTGTGGAAACTCGCTATCGTGTCAATTCATCGAGGCGTATTCTCTCTGGCCATTCTTTGGGGGGATCTTTCGGTGCCTGGGCCCTTTTTAAAAAGCCGCGGCTGTTTTCCAGTTATATCCTGACAAGTCCCTCTTTGTGGTTCAAGGATGAAATGGTTTTTGATGTTGAAGAAGAGTACGCAAAGAAAAATAAGTCACTCAATGTAAATATCTTTATGGCTACTGGTGCTTTGGAGAAGGCCAAGAAAAGGGGGATGCTCAATGATATGGTGGATGGACACCAGAGATTTGTTAAGCAATTACGCTCCCGTGATTATCAGGGGCTACATATTGAGGATGAGGTGGTTGTAGGCACAGATCACTTTTCAACGTTCCCTGTTGGCCTGACAAAAGGACTCAGGTGGATTTATCATGACCTGTGGAATCTTGACAGCGAATAAAGAGGGTAAGTTAAACTTTACTTTGCTATATGTTATTTGAGAGTTATGAGCGAGCGGCAGATTTCCCGGAATCTAATATGGTAAATTTACGAATTTGGAAGCTTGATAAAAAGTTTGATTTCATTGTTGCGGAATATTGCCTGATTAGTGTGATCAATTTAATAATCTCAGGTTCGCAGTTGGTTTCTAGGAGATTGCATAACATTGTACTAGCCTGTATCCCACTAGGGCCTGATGTCGGTTTTTCACTGTATCAATACGGAACTCACTGCAGTCGTTTAAGTTGAATCCCGTTATATAGAGGATATACATTTTTTTATTTACACTTTTTTCCCTGCCTCTTGAGTAGGGTTGTCGCACTTAGGGTCATTTCTTTGAGAAGTTCGAGGAACCTGTCTTCGGTCATATTTCTCGCTGGTGAAATACAGTATTGGCCTAGTTGTTGCTCAACAATTTTCCGTCCTTTAGACGGTAACATACGCGCGGAGAATCGGTAAACCCATCCGCTGAGTGATCAGTTATTTATACTGTTGCGATCGAAAACCTGAACCCCTTTTCCATTAGCAATATTGACCCTTTTATCGTTAAGCTCAGTGGTGTCCCAGTTAAGTGAGGCCCCCTGAGTGTCCGCTGGACTAGCCTGAGCTCCAGACTTGGGCAGCGCTTCAGAAACAATATAAAATTCGCTGAGCGGCATTATTCTCTCCCTTATGCAAGTAGTCGCCTTGGGTCATTTTTGTTTTATTGTTTGCCAGATGGTTTGTTTTCCTTGATTTTGAGTGTATAAGCGGTAATTCAGTTAGGTTGAAAGTGCCTCAACGGATCTTTACCTATTTATTAACTTGGCGCATAAGCAGCACGGTAGGTTAAGGGAAGCCGGCTTGATTGTACATCTGATCTATTTTATAAAATTCGAAGATTGGGAGTGAAAATCTTACAGATTGTCCAGTTTTCTTGATGATTTATAACCCATCACCACGGCCTGATGATCGATAATATTTAGATATTTTAAAGTATTTAAAGTTCGACCCACCTTGAATGGAGGTTGTGTCGTTAGTTATTTCCTTTCATTTGCGCACACAAATATTGAGAAAGGATCTTGCTTTCCATGTAAGTGTATCCTCACTATTTATCCTGGGTTACGATATTAATATTATGGATGTGAGTTTTTTTAGTTATTGATATTGGTTAGCTAGTGTTCTGCCTTGTTTTATTTTATGAAATAGAGACTGCCGTTTTGAGATGCACGTCCAAATTCTGGATGTATAAATTGCTTTGAAAATTCTGAAGGATAGTCTGGAAGGGTGAGGCTGATATTTGCTGAGCTTTCATTTTGTGAGTTTTGACTTCCGGTGGGGCACTCATTGAGACCTCGTAATACAAGAATGGATAATAAGTATGGATAGTAAAAAATCACCCAATAAAGACAAGCCTGTTAAGGGCGTTAGTCGTCGAACCTTTGCTAAACGCGCCCTGCAGGCTGGTCTGGGGGCAGGTGCGGTAGCAACAGGGTTAAGTTCTGCCTTCACAGGCAATTCCACACAATTTTATGATGAATATGATTATGTAATAGTTGGTTCTGGTGCTGGTGGAGGCCCGTTAGCAGCCAACCTGGCAAGAGCTGGCTTCAGGGTGTTGGTGTTGGAGGCGGGTGCCAATGATCCTAGCGACGATACACACAACATCCCCGCCTGGCATCCCTTTGCATCAGAGGATCGAAAATTAAGCTGGGATTTCTTTGTTAAACACTATGCCGATCTCAACCAGCAAAAGCTGGATGGAAAATTTGTGCCCGGTAAAGGCATTCTTTATCCTCGCGCCGCAACGATTGGCGGTTGCACCACCCATCATGCGCTGATCACTGTTTACCCCCATAATAATGATTTTGATCGTATTGCGGAAAGCACGGGGGACAACTCCTGGGAAAGTTGGAATATGCGGCGATATTTCCAGCGTATTGAACGCTGCCAGTATGTGTCTCGCCCAGTTTTCTCAAACCCTTCACGTCATGGATTTGACGGTTGGTTGCCCACAAATCGGGGTAACCCGGCATTGTTGTTGGAAGACCCTGCAATTCTGAAAATTGTCAAAGCTTCACTGGCGAAGTACGGTCTGGAAGGGGCGATTGAACAGATTATTAAAGGGAACCTGAACCTGGATATCAACCACTGGGATGTTGCCAACGGGCAGGAGGGTCCGTTCATTGCGCCGATGGCGGCGGATAGCCGGAGCAGGCGTAGCGGTGTGCGTGAGCATTTGCTGGATACCCAGGCGGTCTATCCCAACCTGCTTCATATTCGCACCAACGCCCTGGCTACGCGGGTGCTGTTCGAGGGTAATACAGCCGTTGGTGTTGAGTTTCTGGATGGTGCGAGTTTGTACAAGGCCGATCCTTATTATGATGAGAGCGGCTCCGCTGGTACCCTGCGCCAGGTGCGTGCCAGCCGAGAAGTTATTCTGTCGGGGGGAGCCTTTAACAGTCCACAGTTGTTAAAGCTCTCAGGAGTGGGTCCTGCACATGAACTTCGTGACCACGGTATTGATCCAGTTGTCGATTTACCCGGTGTAGGTGAAAACCTTCAGGATCGCTATGAAGTTGGTGTGGTCAGTGAAATGACTGAGGATCTGTCTCTACTGAAAGACTGTACCTGGGGTGCGGAGGGAGATCCCTGTCTGAATCGCTATCGTTATGGATGGCTGAACAAAGGGCCTTATAGTGGTAATGGCCCTGTACTCTCCCTGGTAAAACGCTCTAAACCCGACCTGGAAGATCCAGACCTGTTTATCTTCGGTGTACCCTCGGACTTCCATGGCTACTTCCCAGGCTACTCTGAGGCATTGAGAAATTATAAGGACCGTTTTTCCTGGATAGTGCTGAAGGGGCACACTAATAATACCGCAGGCCGGGTGACTCTCCGCTCATCTGACCCACGAGATACTCCGGATATTAATTTCCACTACTTTGGTGAGGGCAATGATGCCTCTGGAGATGACTTGCAGGCGGTGGTTGAGGGCGTGAAGATCTCCAGGGATATCATGTCTGGTCCAGTTGTCAGCAAACATGTATCAAGGGAATTGTTGCCCGGCGCTGATGTGCAATCAGATCAGCAGATCGGTGATTTCGTCAAAAACCAGTCCTGGGGTCATCATGCTTCCTGCTCGAATAAAATGGGGCCGGCCAGTGACCCCATGGCGGTGGTGGATAGCAAGTTCCGTGTGCATGGCACCAATAACCTGAGGGTGGTCGATGCTTCGGTATTCCCTAGAATTCCGGGCTTTTTTATAGTAGTGCCGGTTTATATGATCAGTGAAAAAGCCAGTGATGACATTATCGCGACGGCTACAGGTCAGAGTGCCTGAATTGATTCCCGAAAGGGTATAGGCCGAAAAAAAGCCCCGCGACGCGGGGCTTTTTTACATCAGAACGAAATGTTCTTGGGGGTCCGCGGGAAGGGAATCACATCGCGGATGTTACCCATACCCGTCACGTAGGACACGATGCGGTCAAAGCCCAGGCCAAAGCCCGCATGGGGTACTGTGCCGTAACGGCGCAGATCACGGTACCAGCCCAGGTGTTCCTTGGGAACTTCCATTTCATCCATGCGCTCATCAAGTTTTTCCAGGCGCTCTTCACGCTGGGCACCGCCGATAATCTCGCCAATTCCTGGTGCCAATACGTCCATGGCGGCAACGGTCTTGCCGTCGTCATTCATGCGCATATAGAAGGCTTTGATATCCTTCGGGTAGTTCATCACGATAACCGGCTTCTTGAAGTGTTTCTCGGCCAAGTAGCGCTCGTGTTCGGAAGCCAGGTCGATACCCCAGGATACAGGAAACTCAAACTTCTCTTTGCACTTCTCCAGGATTTCGATTGCTTCGGAGTAGTTGATGCGGGCGAAGTCATTATCGACGATATTCTCCAAGCGGCTGATAGCCTCTTTGTCGATACGCTGGGCGAAGAAGGCCATATCGTCAGCGCGCTCTTCCAATACCGCCTTGAACACGTACTTCAGCATTTGCTCAGAGAGGTCCGCAACATCTGCCAGGTCGGCAAAGGCTACTTCCGGTTCCACCATCCAGAACTCTGCCAGATGGCGAGTGGTATTGGAGTTTTCTGCGCGGAAGGTTGGACCAAATGTGTATACCTTGGACATGGCCAGGCAGTAGCTCTCGACATTCAGTTGGCCAGAAACAGTGAGGTAACTCTCTTCGCCGAAGAAATCCTTACTGTAATCAATCGCCCCCTTGTCGGTACGCGGCAGGTTTTCCATATCCAGAGTGCTCACACGGAACATCTCACCAGCGCCTTCGCAGTCGGAAGCGGTGAGAATCGGTGTGTGCACATAGAGGAAGCCGTTTTCATGGTAAAAACGGTGGATGGCCTGGGCGATACAGTTTCGCACACGGGCCACGGCACCACTTACATTGGTGCGTGGGCGCAGATGAGCGTGCTCACGCAGGTGTTCCATGGTGTGGCGCTTGGGGGACATTGGGTAGGTGTCCGGGTCTTCCACCCAGCCCACTACTTGAACTTCGGTTGCCAGCAGTTCAATAGACTGCCCCTTGCCTTCGGAGGGCTTGACGGTGCCGATAATATCCACCGCACAGCCGGTGGTCAGGCGCTGTACTTCTGACTGGTAATTGTGCAAGTGATTCTCAGCGACCACCTGGATTGGGTCAAAGCAGCTGCCGTCGTGTACGGCCAGGAAGGAAAGGCCGGCTTTGGAGTCGCGGCGGGTTCTGATCCAGCCCTGCACGCGAACTTGTTCGCCCTCACGGCCGCTGGACTTCAATAGGCTATCTACGGATTCAACTTTTACTGTCATTTTCTATCGGTTTCTCGTTGGTCCTGAAAGTGGGATGCTGCAAACTTGCCTAAAAGTTGAGCAATCCACTGAGCTGAAGTTACGGCGGGCATATTGACGTGTTGCCGAAGGGAAATCCAGTCCCTTGACGACTTGGGTAGGTGTAGGTGGGCCTACCAGCGAATCTCTATTGGGGTGCCAATTTGCACCAGGGACATAAACTCATCCATTTCATCGTTACGGAGGTGATGCAGCCATTGGTCCAGTTAAACTGTTGGGTGATTGGCGCGAGCCAACCCAGCCCGTTGCGCTGTCCGTGTACCATGATAAAACCGCCTGGAGATACGCCCCGGGCTTCAGCCTGGGCTTTGTCTTGTGTATTGGGGTAGGAGATATGCATGGCGCGGTAATAGGAGGAGTCCTCCTTTTGGTAGTCCAGAATGTAACGTCCCTCTGGGGTTCTCTCATCGCCTTCCTGTAACTTGTGCCCTTTCGGGGTTTCGCCAAAGGCAACCTGGTATTTTTTTACTACCTTTTGCCCATCCATTAATAGCATCTTGCTCTCGGATTTGATGACCTGCACCAGGGTGATCTCGGCCTTGGCAAGGCTGGTGAGCAGCAGCAGGAAAACGGCAATAGGTTTCAATTTTTAGGCCCCATTCAGTTCAATGTTTCTTGAAGAATACAGCAACCGGATAGAGGGTATGTCCCGGATAGCTTTGTGGCAGTTTCCAGGTGGTTCCGTACTTGCCGTGGCCAGCGCTCCCCGGGAAAGTGCATAGTGTTGAGCAGCCCGTCGAATAAGGTCGTGTGGGCTGAGTGGTTGGTGGCAATTGCCGGTTTTTCCAAACTATGGTGCCAGTGGTGGAATTGGGGAGTGGCAGCAATGTACTTGAAAGGGTCGGATGGCAGGCTGATTTTGCAGTGAATGAGACTGCCTGTAGAGCGGCAAAGGCTCGATACAGGGTTTAGTACGGCCTCGCCGGCTCCAGCAGGCGCAAGGGCATCATCACTATGGTCCTTTTAGAAAAAGTCTGGATAAAGTGACCATGGGAGTGGCTGTTTGTGGACAGTGAGAAACCAGGCAGGAGGGCTCTGCCTGGAGCACTAAACAGACGGGGGCAGTTTAGCCGCGGGGCTTAACTACGGTATGTAAAACGGTATCCTGTTCGAAAAAGACGTAAAAATCAGTGTACTCCCAGCGAGTGATAGCCGGTTCACCAATAGGGCCTTTAATACTCAAGGGGTCGCCAAGTCGAGTGGTGACGTCATTTTTCTTCATTCCGCGAACCTCATCAATAGAGGATTCGCCACCTTGAGAGCCCGCAGGGATTTCTATGGGTTTTGCCTGGGCGCCGAATGCAAAAAGCAGTGCGACGGTACCAGCAAGTTGGGCTACCCCGTTGCGATTTCTGCTGAACATTTATTGTTCTCCAATTTTGGTGTTCGATTACGCCACCTCATTAGAACAGAAAAAATGCCAAAACACTTGGCCTTCTTCACGTTTTTCATTGCCCGTGGGGGAGACATTCAAAGAATAGGCCCTGCGCTGGGTATGCTAGGCTGACAAGTAGGCTTGGTCCTGCGAGCTGGCTTGGATGCGACTTACAAAAACCCTCTCAGTGCTCGGCCTGCTGGCAGGTGCGATATTTTTTGCACTGTCCTTAACGCCCTCCCTAATTCCCCGCAGCGCCTCTATGCAGGGGCTTCTTTCCGGAACGGCTTTCACATTTGGCTATGGTTTTGGCCTGTTTGTCCATTGGCTGTGGAATTACCTGGAGATCCCGGACATCCCGGTAAACCGGTGGCAGCGCGACATGTTAAAACGTGGCGCGTTAATTTTTTGTATTTGCTTAATCCTGACTTTCCTATGGCAGGGGGCTCACTGGCAGAATTCGGTTCGCTCCCTGATGGGGATGGCACCGGTATCAGGGGTAGGGCCCCTGACAGTGGGTGTCGTTGCCCTGCTGACTTTCCTTGCCTTCTGGCTTATGGGGAAAGGTTTTCGCCGTATCATCCGCGAGGTCACATGTCGCCTGGAAAAGTACATTCCCGAGCGAGTGGCTCTGCTCACCGGGCTGTTAGTGGCCTTGATACTTTACTGGAGCATTTTCAACGGCGTACTCCTGAATGCGGGGCTGCACACTATTGCGGTGATCTACGAAGGGTTTGATACGGCGGTTGCAGAGGGGTTGCCGCCTCCAAAAGATCCCGACAAGACAGGAGGATTCAAATCTTTACTCTCCTGGGATAGTGTCGGGCACCAGGGGCGGCGTTTTCTCACACTGGGTCCCACTGAGGAAGATATCAAAGAGATAGCGGGACACGGCATAGAGCCAATTCGAGTTTATGTTGGTCTGAATGCGGCTGAGAACTCGGTACAGCGCGCATACCTGGCTCTGGCAGAACTGAAGCGGGTTGAGGCTTTCAAGCGGGAGATCCTCCTGATCGCGACTCCGACGGGTTCCGGCTGGATCGATCCCGGTGCGGTGAATTCACTGGAGTATCTATACCGGGGAGATGTGGCCACTGTTGCGGCCCAGTATTCCTACCTGCCCAGTCCGGTGGCCCTGCTCACGGATGACAAGTACGGACTGACATCCGCCCGGGCACTGTTCAAGGTGATTTATGAGTATTGGGAAGATCTTCCCCGCGATACACGTCCCAGGCTCTACTTGTTTGGGATAAGTCTGGGGGCTCAGTTGTCGGAAGATTCCTTCGACTTCTACGATATTATTGATGACCCCTTAGATGGTGCCCTTTGGGCGGGTCCCCCATTTGGATCAGGTATCTGGCGGGTAATCACCGATAATCGAGATCCTGGATCGCCCGCCTGGTTGCCTCAATTTAAGGGGGGGGAGGTGGTTCGCTTTGGCAATCAATATGGCGGCTATTTGGGACGGGAGCCTTGGGGAAGGTTCCGCATCGCTTTTCTGCAGCATGCCAGTGATCCAATAGTCTTCTTTGACCTGCGCTGGATGTTTCGCAAGCCAGACTGGCTGGAGCGCCCCAGGGGACCGGATGTATCCCCGAATCTGCAATGGTTCCCCGTAGTCACCATGTTGCAGTTGTTGGTAGACCTGAATGTGGGTATCGCCCCTCTGGAGTTTGGTCATCGTTATTCCCCTGCTGGTTATATCCTTGCCTGGATGGCTCTGACAGAGCCGCCCGACTGGGATGAAGAGGAATTAAAAAGATTGCGACAGAAATTGAAAACCTATCCAGTGCGTTGAATTGGTGTAATTGCTTGGTTTCCCGACACCACTTTGTGTAACTCTGCCCTAGGTGAAGAGCTGTTGCCCAATTGATTTCTCGCCTTGGCCAGGTAATTCCCTCAGCAGTAGAGTCCATTTTTCATTTGTTACAGAAAATCAAAATTTGATTTTTTCCATCCTAATTGGTGTATACAAAAGTCGCTGGCTATTTACCTGAGGAAGGTAATAGGCTGATCTGTGGGCAGGCTTTAGCGGATATATCTGCCACTCACAGTTTGTAATTTCTGTTTGTTTTAAAGGCTGAGAAGGATGAGCGCTGTGCTAGGCTGACGTTAGGCTTGGTCCCGCAGGCGGCATGGATGCGAAAAACTTTGGCTTTCTCTGTTTCGGGCCTGCTGCTGGGCGCGATTTTCTTTGCTCTGAGTTTGACTCCTTCGTTGATTCCCCGCAGTGCTTTTGTGCAGGGCATTCTCTCCGGTGTGGCTTTCACTGTTGGTTACTCTTTTGGCGTACTTTTTCGCTGGCTTTGGAAGTATTTAGAGATTCCCGATATCCCGCTAAGCAGTTTTCAGTGGCGAATTCTAAAGCGCCTGGTGATTATTTTTTGCATCGGTTTGGTTTTAGGGTTTCTTTGGCAGGGAACGTATTGGCAGAATTCGGTGCGTTCACTAATGGGGATGGCGACGGTTTCAGGAGCTGGTCAAATCATCATAGGGGCTGTGTCGCTGTTCGTATTTCTATTCCTCTGGTTGATGGCAAAGGGGTTCCACAAGATAGTTCTCGTGGTCACGGCCCGATTAAAGAAGAGGATTCCTGAGCGGGTAGCCTTACTCGCCGGGCTGCTGGCGGCATTTTTTCTGTATTGGGGCATATTGAACGGAGTACTGTTGCAGTCAGGACTGCGTACGGTTTCGATCATCTATGAGCAGTTGGACCAGGCTATTGCCGAAGACTTGTCGCCACCGAAGAATCCCAGTAGGACGGGTGGGGCGGATTCGCTTTTGTCTTGGAATAGCGTGGGACACCAGGGGCGTCGATTCCTGACACTTGGACCCAACGCCCAAGATATACAGGAAGTCACGGGAAAGGGAATAGACCCCATTAGAGTCTATGTAGGGCTGCACTCTGCAGATACGCCCTTGCAACGCGCACTGTTGGCCCTTGCGGAGTTGAAGCGGGTCAAGGCATTTGAACGGGAAATTTTGCTGATCGCCACCCCGGTAGGTGATGGTTGGGTCGACCCCGGTGCGGTGGACTCGCTGGAATTTTTGTACCGAGGTGATGTGGCTACAGTCGTAGCCCAGTACTCATATCTTCCTGGCCCGATTGCGTTGCTGACAGATGATAGATATATCCGGATGTCGGCTCGTTCTTTGTTTAAGGTGATTTACGATTTCTGGGAAGATTTGCCTGTAAATACTCGCCCCAGGCTCTATCTTTTTGGGCTTAGTTTGGGCGCTCAGCTTTCAGAGGATTCATTCGAATTCTACGATATTATCGATGACCCCATTGATGGTGCTCTTTGGGCTGGTCCCCCTTACGGTATGGGTGTCTGGCGCATGATTACCGATAATCGCGATCCGGGAACGCCTGCCTGGCTACCCCAATTTAAGGGAGGGGAGGTGGTGCGCTTTGGAAACCAATATGGGGGTTACTTAGGGCAAGAGCCATGGGGACGGTTCCGCATCGCTTTTTTGCAGCACGCCAGTGACCCAGTAGTCTTCTTCGATTTGCGTTGGATGCTTCGCAAACCCGACTGGCTTGAGCGCCCCAGGGGACCGGATGTTTCCCCGGACCTGCAATGGTTCCCTGTTGTTACCATGCTGCAGTTGCTGGCGGACTTGAATGTCGGTGTAACACCGCGGGATTTTGGCCACCGGTACTCTCCTGCGGGTTACACTCGAGCTTGGGTGGCGCTGACCGAGCCACCGGACTGGAGTGAAGAGGAGTTGAGGCATCTGCGGATGAAGTTGAAACCCCACTATAAACGTTGAAGTTGTGTAAATGCTTGGATTTCTTAGCCCTTTTCCGTTTAAATCGGCCTTATGTTAAAACCTGTCCCCCTATTTATCGGCCTGCGATATGTGGCTGCCCGGCGCCGGCAGCAGTTCATTTCTTTTATTAACGGTTTCTCCTTGGTGGGTATGGCGTTAGGCGTTCTTGCGCTGATCGTCGTGACATCTGTGATGAACGGCTTCGATCGTGAGATGAAAACAAGAATTTTGAGTGTGGTGCCCCACGGTTTTGTCGAGCGCGAGGGCGGCCTGCAGAACTGGCAGGACGTAGCAAAAAAGCTAGAGCAACAACCCCATGTTGAGGCAGCGAGCCCCTTTGTGAGGGGTTTTGCCCTGGTCAGCGCCTACGGCGACAGCCACGGGGTGCAGTTTCAGGGGGTAGAGCCTGACGCGCTGCGCAATGTCTCGGAAGTGGGGGAGAGCATGATCATGGGCAGTCTGGATGAGTTGCAGCCGCGCAGTTATCGCATTGTGCTGGGCCGTATCCTCGCCCGGCAGTTGAATGTGCTTCCCGGTGAGTCCGTCATCCTTACCCTGCCACAGGTGTCTGTAACCCCTGCTGGTATCTTCCCGCGTACCAAACGCTTTACTGTAGCTGGAGTCTTCTCGGCCGGTGCCCAGGTAGACCAGAATATAGCCTTGATGAATATTGAGGATGCGGCTCGCCTGATGCGAATGCCGGGCAAGGTACAAGGCCTGCAATTGCGTTTTGATGATATGGATAATGCCTTGGGCAGGTTGCCTCTCTATGCGAATGAGTTAGGTGAAGGTTTCAGTGGTGAGGACTGGAGCCAATCCCAGGGCAACCTGTTCCAGGCGGTGAAAATGGAGAAGACGGTGGTCACCCTGTTATTGATGATTATCGTCGCTGTGGCCGCCTTTAATATTGTTTCGGCCCTGGTATTGATGGTTGCGGATAAGCGCTCCGATATCGCCGTACTCAGGACACTGGGCCTCACCTCACGCCAGATAATGGCGGTGTTTGTGGTACAGGGCAGTGCCATCGGGCTGATAGGGGCCTTTAGTGGTGCGATATTGGGGGTGTTGATAGCCCTTAACCTCACTGAGATGGTCACCTGGGTAGAGAATCTGCTGGGCGTGAAGATATTCGATCCGCGCGTGTTTTTTGTCAGCTATTTACCTTCTGAATTCCGTATGGGTGATGCGGTAGTCGTACTTACCGCCGCCATCTGCATGAGCCTCCTGGCGACAGTATTTCCTGCCTGGCGGGCGGCCCAGATCGAACCGGCAGAAGCCTTACGTTATGAATGAATTTTTTATAAATCAATATTTTAAGTTGGTTTTATAAAGCTATCTATGAATTGAGAGCGACGAACAGATTGATGAATAGTCGAGTGGAAATAAATGCCGAGCAAGCCCGGCCAGCACCGGATGCCAA
This DNA window, taken from Microbulbifer sp. GL-2, encodes the following:
- a CDS encoding alpha/beta hydrolase, with the translated sequence MSVPAFMGGGFKVNNKWVVLVIRSILVVALLLTSYQVSSDELITQLSGAFEIQDSRSFTIRSKILGRKYDLYIKLPAGYFEEVNRERDYPVLYLNDGPHTFKVAAGATHFKKMNKAIVVGISFAHGESGQYSRVRDLTPEYDKSWKKYKTGGAEKYLRFIESEVIPFVETRYRVNSSRRILSGHSLGGSFGAWALFKKPRLFSSYILTSPSLWFKDEMVFDVEEEYAKKNKSLNVNIFMATGALEKAKKRGMLNDMVDGHQRFVKQLRSRDYQGLHIEDEVVVGTDHFSTFPVGLTKGLRWIYHDLWNLDSE
- a CDS encoding GMC family oxidoreductase, giving the protein MDSKKSPNKDKPVKGVSRRTFAKRALQAGLGAGAVATGLSSAFTGNSTQFYDEYDYVIVGSGAGGGPLAANLARAGFRVLVLEAGANDPSDDTHNIPAWHPFASEDRKLSWDFFVKHYADLNQQKLDGKFVPGKGILYPRAATIGGCTTHHALITVYPHNNDFDRIAESTGDNSWESWNMRRYFQRIERCQYVSRPVFSNPSRHGFDGWLPTNRGNPALLLEDPAILKIVKASLAKYGLEGAIEQIIKGNLNLDINHWDVANGQEGPFIAPMAADSRSRRSGVREHLLDTQAVYPNLLHIRTNALATRVLFEGNTAVGVEFLDGASLYKADPYYDESGSAGTLRQVRASREVILSGGAFNSPQLLKLSGVGPAHELRDHGIDPVVDLPGVGENLQDRYEVGVVSEMTEDLSLLKDCTWGAEGDPCLNRYRYGWLNKGPYSGNGPVLSLVKRSKPDLEDPDLFIFGVPSDFHGYFPGYSEALRNYKDRFSWIVLKGHTNNTAGRVTLRSSDPRDTPDINFHYFGEGNDASGDDLQAVVEGVKISRDIMSGPVVSKHVSRELLPGADVQSDQQIGDFVKNQSWGHHASCSNKMGPASDPMAVVDSKFRVHGTNNLRVVDASVFPRIPGFFIVVPVYMISEKASDDIIATATGQSA
- a CDS encoding murein L,D-transpeptidase family protein — encoded protein: MKPIAVFLLLLTSLAKAEITLVQVIKSESKMLLMDGQKVVKKYQVAFGETPKGHKLQEGDERTPEGRYILDYQKEDSSYYRAMHISYPNTQDKAQAEARGVSPGGFIMVHGQRNGLGWLAPITQQFNWTNGCITSVTMKWMSLCPWCKLAPQ
- the asnS gene encoding asparagine--tRNA ligase, producing MTVKVESVDSLLKSSGREGEQVRVQGWIRTRRDSKAGLSFLAVHDGSCFDPIQVVAENHLHNYQSEVQRLTTGCAVDIIGTVKPSEGKGQSIELLATEVQVVGWVEDPDTYPMSPKRHTMEHLREHAHLRPRTNVSGAVARVRNCIAQAIHRFYHENGFLYVHTPILTASDCEGAGEMFRVSTLDMENLPRTDKGAIDYSKDFFGEESYLTVSGQLNVESYCLAMSKVYTFGPTFRAENSNTTRHLAEFWMVEPEVAFADLADVADLSEQMLKYVFKAVLEERADDMAFFAQRIDKEAISRLENIVDNDFARINYSEAIEILEKCKEKFEFPVSWGIDLASEHERYLAEKHFKKPVIVMNYPKDIKAFYMRMNDDGKTVAAMDVLAPGIGEIIGGAQREERLEKLDERMDEMEVPKEHLGWYRDLRRYGTVPHAGFGLGFDRIVSYVTGMGNIRDVIPFPRTPKNISF
- a CDS encoding M23 family metallopeptidase, with the translated sequence MAKSVVGKITLGRFPATCGYEIINLVYMLLVAIISLNVVKANSQDHYENIIQINEDIASIFFSEKSDQSSLKIFSGPIYVPSIEGSAIDRERSGKVKEVSLSNNQGLLSLFSENHIGDEDAYEILDVLSEYLDVNAVAVGRKFRLIFDEQSQLQSIRVKLAFAESLEVKRTDQGFIAVRHKNPTALQYHYVEGEIVGSLYNTGLRLGLSNAVLVRLNEILSYEVDFQREIHSGDRFSVFYSTLRDNLDGSENFHSINFTALSLGSKATSLYRYQFDKSGRVDYFHPNGKSSRSFLMKTPLENARLSSYYGRRKHPVLGYTRMHNGLDFGAPLGTPILAAGDGTVERASYFGSFGNYIRIGHRSGIQTIYAHLKGYAKGIKAGVTVEQGQLIGYLGATGRVQGRHLHYEIHKNGKAIDPLRLDLPASDHLSGAMLKLFENHVEKTDRELRFHRKSAALTGKSLR